The Megalobrama amblycephala isolate DHTTF-2021 linkage group LG1, ASM1881202v1, whole genome shotgun sequence genome segment aaacatgaaatgaaaaatagtcatgacgctgttataaaattatttgtcagagtattgtcacttaatgacattttaatgacaagttcaatttgtaccactgtacttgaggtcaagatacatattcatgacactattataatggcctcatgacagccaatgtcaaaaccaactacatgacagtttaatgcaatgttaacccataaagctaaatgatgtcaagttgtcatgacaaagacactgacaggttatgatgtattggtttatgtcaagttgtcataactcggacatctcaaacaatgtcatctttgcattaaaaatgacataattgagcgaatgacacttaatgacagttgtcataaacattcataaaacctccttcatattcatgacaNGAGTGGTGGGAactttgggcacatatccaggccggggtctcaagaTAATGTGAGAGTTACCcggcccgaattccaggcacgCTTTGTCAACCGAGAAAGCCTGCAGGTCCCCAACCCTCTGAACTGAAGCCAAAGCCGTCAGGAGTGCAGTTTTCAATGACAAAAACTTGAGCTCTACTGAAAGCAAGGGTTTGAAGGGAGCCCTTTGAAATGCAGAAACCACtgcgaggtcccaagagggaacTTGTTGAGGGCGAGGTGGATTAAGCCTCCTAGCTCCTCTCAGGAACCTGATGATCAGGTCGTGCTTCCCTAATGGCTTACCGTCAACAAGATCATGGTGAGCTGCAATGGCATCCACATAGACCTTAAAGGTGGAAGGAGACAGCCTTCGTTCCAATCCTTCATGAAGAAAGGAGAGCACTGACCCAAATGGGCAGGAGCAGGGATCTTCTTGACGAGAAGAACACCAAGTGACGAAGAGGTCCCACTTCAGGATATAGGCCTAGTAGACAAGGCTCTAGCTGAAGTGAGGGTAGCAACCACCTGAGGTGGCAAGGTACCTAACCTTTCCGTGACCTGTCCAGTACCCACTCATGCAGGTTCCAAAGATCGGGACGTgtgtgccacagggtgccctgTCTCTGAGAGAGAAGGTCCTTACTCAGAGGGAtaggccagggaggggctgtcgcgaggagaactTGTTCGGAGAACCAGGTCCGGCCGGACCAAAATGGCGCAACCAAAAGAACCTGCTCCTTGTCCTCCCTGATCCTGCAGAACGTTTGTGCCACAAGGCTCACTGAGGGAAATGCATACTTGCGCATGGCCCGCGGACAGCTGTGTGCCAGAGCATCCGTGCCGAGAGTGCCCTCAATCAGGGAGTAAATCAACTGGCAATGGGAATTGactggggaggcaaacaggtgtGTTCCCAAGTGTTCCAAAATCAGCTGActggggatggagtctccaCTCACCAGGGCGAGACTGTTGCCTAGAAAGCTTGTTGGCCGCAAAATTGAGTCTGCCCTGGATATGAATGGCACGAAGTGACctagatgcttctgactccacaaaaGGTGATGGcaggcgagttgcgacatgcgacgagAGTGTAGACCTTcctgacggttgatgtacgctacAGTTGCAGTGTTGTCCATACAGACCAGGACGTGCTTGTCTCTTAGCCGGACCCTGAAGTGGTGCAAATTAAGCTGAACTGCTAGCAACTCAAGGCAATGACATGCCACTGAAGTTGGGGTCCTGTCCAGGAGCCTGACGCAGCATGTCCATTGCACATGGTGCCCCACCCCGTGGCAGAGGAATCTGGTGAAACAACAACATGCCTGGACACCGGAGCTAGAGGAATACCTACCCGTAGAAACGAAAGGTCCAACCACAGGGTACAGGTCTGACGGCATGGAGCAATCCCAGCGGAATAACTGccgctgcagatgccatatgccccaggagcctctgaaataaCTTCAGTGGAACTGCTCTCTTGCCTCTGAACTGAGTCAGGCAGTTCAGCAGAGACTGTGCGTGCGTGCATAAGCTGCGCGAACATGGCGACCGAGTCTATTTCCATACCGAGAAAATAGATCCTCTtcacaggggagagtttgctcttttcccagttgacccaaAGGCCCAGACGGGCGAGGTGTCTAAGCACAAGATCCTTGTGCTCGCAAAACTGATCTCGAGAATGAGCCAGAATCAGTCAGTCATCGGAGTAGTTGAGAATATGAACACCTTGAACCCTGAGGGGAGCAAGAGCTCCCTCCATGACCTTCTTAAAGatgcggggagacagggccaacCTGAACGGGAgaactttgtactgatatgcctgCCCTTCGAAAGAGAAACCGAAGAAACGGTCTGTGTCGAGCAAGAATggagacatgaaagtatgcatccTTCAGGTCGATAGCTGCAAACCAATCCATGGGACGAATGCATTAGAAAATGCATTTGGGCGTTAACATTTTGAACGGGAGTCTGTGAAGAGTTTGGTTTAAGGCACGCAAGTCCAGGATCAGCCATAATCTCCTTGCTGCGGCTGGTGTGGAGGCTGCTGCTGTGGCCGTGCAGGAGCGGAGAAAGCCGCAGGAGGGTGCCCTCAGTGATGAGCAGGATGAGGCTGCTGAGCTGGCAGCTGTGCAGGAGTAGCAGCAGTCCGCTGGGGCAGAATATGTTTTATAGCCTCAGACTGCTTCTGTGCGGCAGAGAATTGTTGGGCGAAACTCTCTATCACATCGCCGAAAAGGCCAGCATGAGAGACCGTGGAGTTGGGGACATGAGTCCAATCAGACTCCGTCATGTCTGCCAGGTTTAGCCATAGATGGAGCTCCTGGACTACATATGTGGACATCAACTGATCAAAGGAACACACAGTGTTCTCTGTGGCAAGGCACGCCTCCTAAAGGACTCCTGGGTCAGCACCACCCTCGTGCAACTGCTTCAGCAACTTGGCCTGATAGACCTGTAGCATTGCCAGGTGGAAGTGGCTTGACCCGCAGCTCTATAAGCCTTGCCCACAAGAGTGGACAAGAACTTACAAGTCTTGGAACTTACAGAGCTTGGGATCACCGTGCCAGGTGGAAGCGCTCTGGGGACACAGTTGCAACGCGACTGAACGCTCCACTGGGGGGATCCCCGCATACACTTTGGCCACTCTGCCGTTGAGGGCAGTGAAAGCGGAGGAAGCACCTGAACGGTTTCGGGCAGTTAAAGGTGCCTTCCATGAACTGGTGACTCGGGGATCAGACTCGGGCAACGCTGTCATCCCAGAGGAAGAAAACACAGGCGAATCCTCATCTCCCGAGGACTCAAGGCCGCCCTGTGATGCGGCGATCGACATTTGGTCGTCCTCCGGAGCCCCGAATGAAACACTGGGtcccattttttttattttctcaaatTAGTCTTTCTCTTAAAAGGAGTGGTGTATGTGTGGGTTAAACTATCTTTCTTGCCAACAAAACTTACACAAGGTTTTCCTTTGGATAGCGACTtcctttttctctttgtttctctGTTTGATTTTTCCATCATCTTCATGATCAAAATCTCCCTCTTCTTCTGCTGTGACTGAACCTCCAGATCTCCTCTTCTCTCCATCTTCTGGTGTTTCTTCTCTTGCTTCCTCATACAAGTCAGAGATAAGAAATTGGACCTGGTTTTCTTTGAGTATCTTCTCCACTCTTTCAAGTATCTCAGAGTGCAATCCTGATTTTCTTTCATCAAACTGAAGATGTTCACCTCCACACTCCTTTATTAATTGATGAATACAGTTACTGTTTATCTCTCTCTCATCAGTCAACACTAAAGTGTGTATAGGAGCCTCCTTACTGAATTCATTCAGCACATATTTCACTCTATGTCTGTTATTGTCACTGAAGTCGTTCTGCTGCAGTACAAGTATGATCACATGAGGTCCAGGAGCAGACAGATTCACACACTCTTTCACTCCCTGTGTGATCTGAGAGATTGACAGATTTGGCCTCAGCAGGTGAGGAGTGTTGATGACTGTGACGTCTCTGTCCTTCAGTTTTCCTCTGTGTTTCTCAATGTTCAGCTCTACATCAGCAGGTGCTTCACTCTCAAACGGTGCTCTTCCTAAGATGAAGTTTCCCACTCTGTTGTTTTCTGTTATATTCTTCCCCAGCAGAACAATCCTCAAATCACTCACTGGAACACAGAACACAAATAACAGTAAAACTCGACCCGTGATCCATGAACAGAGATGTCAGATTTCAGATTGAAGGTACTGGACCAGATCAAcaactgccattgagatgaGTGGAGATGTGAACACAATCTTACACTATTTTacacagatttttaaaatgtttttaaaagaagtctcttctgctcaccaaggcttcatttctttgattcaaaataaaataaataaataaaacagtaatattgtgaaatatttttacaatttaaaatatgttttttatgtgaatatatagtaaagtgtaatttattcctgtgatcaaagctgaattttcagcatcattactccagtcttcagtgtcacatgatccttcagaaatcattctgatatgatgatttgctgctcaagaaacatttattattattatcaatgttgaaaacagttgtgtacaatttttttttcaggattatttgatgaatataaagttcaaaagaacagcatttatcagaaatataaagcttttccagcattataaatgtctactgtcacttttgataaatttaaagCATCCTTGCTTTCTTTAATtcctttccaaaaaaaaaaaaaaaactcttactgaccctaaacctttGAGTGGTAGTGTATAATTATACAAAAGCTTTCATCTTCagataaatgctgctctttttaacttctattcatcaaagaatcctgaaaaaaaaaaattctacacaactgttttcaacattgataataatcataaatgtttcttgagcagcaaatcatcatattaaaatgatttctgaaggatcatgtaacactAAAGAAACGCGAAACACTAAAGtaaattactgattttactatatgtttgataaaataaatgaagccttggtgagcagaagagtcttctttcaaaaatgaattaaaaaatcttagttgaaaaacttttaaccagtagtgtatatataaaccTCCCTTTAGACACACAGTTTCTCAAGGATTTTGATATTTGCAGTACTGAATATtatgaattatcatatttgTTGACTTACTATTAGGTCGCTCAAGAGATATACTTCCACATCCTCTTTGAACtgcaaataaaataacatggaaattaaaacatttaccaaattctgttatcatctttatttattaaagaaataattcacacaaaaagaACAATTTACCAACATTTATTTTTCCACCTCAGTATTATACTCTTTCTTTCAGAATGCACAAAAGTTTATTGCCTGCATGGGGAtgtaaataatgcatttttaattttttcaatattatttACATCTGCAcaatctttgtttgtttgtttgtttgtttgttttgttttgttttgtttaccaGCAGTCATGTTATTACCTTCCTTGTCGGGGAGATCTTTGTGTTGTCTTTGCTGACTTCTGTTTCCTGCAGATAAAAGaaagttaaattaaatacaatattgacaagtgaaaaaaaagaatttttatttgCCCTCTCATTGCATTAGATTTATTTAGGCTACTGAATGGCTGCAGTATATGACCATATCTATCTTCTGAAGGCAATGTGTGTTGAAGATTAGTCACATATCGAACATTAAATATGCTTTTATtgctattctttttttttttttttttttttttttttgcagcacaTGGGTAGAGCTTCataatctttttttcttcttacaAACATACtcaaaagcttttaaaaatgaatctgCAAAAGGGAATAAAATAACAGGCCCTCCACCATTTGAGGAAGTGGTTAATATAGTCAGATGTTACTGAAAACTGTGCTGCTTTATGATTAAACATGGTGACAAACTTTGCCTTATTATTCATTAAGATAGGATCACATTTATATGCTTCTCTGTCTCACTATTCTGCCTTGCTAAAAAGGAAAACGTATTCGATCAAACTggattacagtgattttctttCATTGTAATCCAGTGCGCAGTTTGACCGAAAacgttttctttttcttttccgtTATCCCACTGTACCGCAGCATTTATTATACATCTACTGTAGGCTATtacttaataaataaaataataggcctacatGCTGTTACAATTTCAGTAAATATGGTATTTTAGCTtgttaaacacatttatttggTCTGATTTGATTCCTACCTGAACTAGACGCCATTACATGCTCGTGACAGAAACTGAAAGCGAAAGTCTGTTCGGGAGACGGAAGATGAGAGGAGAACACGACTGCGTTTCACTCAGAAGGGATCAtccgaagggatgaagggtgcaGGGGACAaaacttctgcgtcatcttaacgagacaataaAGGAGGCGCCTTTGTCGCACATTTTGGCTGAACTCCCCAAAAAACACTCTCTGAACGAGGAGGAGATTGTGCAAactgcgccctttgtttaacgttagtttatttatttatagtttatcGCACCATactgtatattgtgtctatgtatttgaaacatttgaatggactgataaagggagctgtaaagtatttttgttgaagtacaatgtcgttttgaccataataatataccaaatctaactcatataaatattacagtaatatagaaaaatactatacatacagtcgagctcaaaattattcatacacttggtaaatatgaacaaagaaggctgtgaaaataaatctgcatcgttaatacttttgatcttttatttaaaaaatctacaaaaatccaacctttcattgcagaataataattttaaatatggggaaaatctcattatgagagaaatgtttttctctaatacacactgctcacaattaattcaatactttttgcaacctccttttcccaagataacatcTCTGAGttttcacctataatgcctgatgagtttggagaacacctgacaagagatcagagatcattccttcatgcagaatctctccagatccttcagattccagctccatgttggtgcttggtccgtgtacgttttgatagtttgttttccagtttgaaatgaaatacgcagaaacgagaaaacggtcgtttcccgttttttcgtttgttaaaaaaaacgggaaaaagagattttgactcgattttcgttttttcggtcacggatagaaaatggaaacacgacttcaaaactcgttttccacatgtgggcggtcattacacgcccctttcagccgattggtcaatcaaatctgaaccagtgacgtcatcttcagttcgttcaacaaaaataatagtcctctgccgctatatcagtagatgtcataaatcggcttccttctgtgcaacctaacgcgtatttcacagaaatatttatttcagaaatgttaatcagcacacagactgttgtaatgctgtttgtagtttaatatgcatAGTGAAACTGCACTACCCACACACAGAGGAgcggatgaaaagcacagattaaaaaaaactacagtttttattttattctattttgaataaatagaataaatcacaataaataagtagtgtaagcaatttggaaaaacgaacaattgctcatctctctttatttatttattttatatagcctaacattgctgctgaattataggctaatgttaatagcctggttaaaagattgagggaatatgtaaagatcaaacattaaagatcaaaattacagctacatagctattttagttatgacaaaaataatatataaatgttaagccaaaacaaattaatttaaagctgaactaaaaacagaaaccggcgttataactacctctctaatttgacacaaatccaaatgtttcagtattcacgatttggaggctaaactatatttattatttaaacgcttttattgtagcctacacagactacttaaaatgagcagtataactttttagatttggttgaatgtatgttatttgacagttaacaggctgtgatgtcaagttactaaaactgatgttgtgtgtgcgtgaggcgccgacgcgttcacttgaattttcttataaaagcggaaacaacttaaaatactcagacatttatggtcaaatatatgtaacaccattcgaatctgtgaagggttaaataggcctattatttttgtacactcacaataaaaacaaaacattgttcgtaaaataaagaaattttcTGCCGTCTCAGGgaaaaaatgcgacaatatgagtgtcggttcatttttgagaagttcacagaaaggaaacctttcattttggtaatatgttaattaagtgaaataaatttcgcgcatagacataggctatttattccttttatataattgaatcatttgttgttcacagaagcgcggcaggtgcgtgatgatgatgaatcctcatgttctgttgtttattctgctatttgttcatgtaggctaaaactaaatccctgggatttttttaatgattcacagacatttatcaaatttcgtttaattctaatttactataatcttgtcggttaatgaaaTGATGATGATCGCATCAGTTGaaagtcagggggaaaaaacaaattatattgacaaggcaacaataattttcgtttagtttaagtttttcaaaacattcacagaactgcatacagtaaattttcccgctgtttaagccacgaatatttacaaaataaaataattacaaaaatgataaaagataataaaataattacaaagataataaaagttctatgtttaatatacgagagtttttgttttgctgttgtccactaaagcaattgacgcagaatcgccaatagccgttaaattgaaattgaaagtaaaatgttcagggccatttatagctaattcgttcaaaagcgaaggaaagacagaaaaagtgaggatagcaagtaaactgtgacatataataatgttcactgtgttcataaaagtgtttaatttaagagataaaatctgtatgaccatttataagctaaggaaaactaaaaagccccccgatggtgataccgttattaggtgttgccacctagtggatagcctattttctaatatgactgcatagtctaatgcgtctgctaaatgattgaacttaaatgtataaaatgtaaacaaaacattaaaataagaaaaaaaaaaaatgagtgcagCCACTGATCT includes the following:
- the LOC125265396 gene encoding GTPase IMAP family member 7-like isoform X2; this translates as MSDLRIVLLGKNITENNRVGNFILGRAPFESEAPADVELNIEKHRGKLKDRDVTVINTPHLLRPNLSISQITQGVKECVNLSAPGPHVIILVLQQNDFSDNNRHRVKYVLNEFSKEAPIHTLVLTDEREINSNCIHQLIKECGGEHLQFDERKSGLHSEILERVEKILKENQVQFLISDLYEEAREETPEDGEKRRSGGSVTAEEEGDFDHEDDGKIKQRNKEKKEVAIQRKTLCKFCWQER
- the LOC125265396 gene encoding GTPase IMAP family member 7-like isoform X1, with the protein product MASSSGNRSQQRQHKDLPDKEVQRGCGSISLERPNMSDLRIVLLGKNITENNRVGNFILGRAPFESEAPADVELNIEKHRGKLKDRDVTVINTPHLLRPNLSISQITQGVKECVNLSAPGPHVIILVLQQNDFSDNNRHRVKYVLNEFSKEAPIHTLVLTDEREINSNCIHQLIKECGGEHLQFDERKSGLHSEILERVEKILKENQVQFLISDLYEEAREETPEDGEKRRSGGSVTAEEEGDFDHEDDGKIKQRNKEKKEVAIQRKTLCKFCWQER